AAACCAATGCCACAAGTACATGTAACTATTTGTATATTATGCCGCCATTTTCTTAAGGAAATAGTTTATATTTTAGGTATACTTCAGCCTGGTCTGTTAAGTAAGTATTGTAATGTGATTTGCATAATCTCCTCTTGATAATCTGAACATTAATGATAAATACAGTATAAAACTTCACTTAATCTAATTATTTGCGCGTACCTCTTTTAaatgtattaagggggtactacacccctggccaattttgtgcctatttttgcatttttctcaaaaattatagcgcattggtgacaagtaagatatgtatattataggagcaatgactacaactactgtactgaaaattcagcaactcaaagcaagtagttattgatttattgatcaaatattggttttccctcatttttgactgtaactccacaactgttgtctgtgctgaaataaaatttccagtgcagtagttgtagtccttgctcctaaaatatacatatcttacttgtcaccaatgcgctataatttttgagaaaaatccaaaaatagccacaaaatagaccaggggtgtagtacccccttaatgtattaATGTATTTATAGATATAGAGTATATCTCTTGTCCACGATATTCCCAAActgtcagtgagtgcgtatttacgTTTTATATCTTGTCGGTGAGAGCATAATGCGCGTAAACCGGGCGAGTAAAATGCACGCGATACGTAATATGCGGAACAGTCATCTAATTTGTGTAATGTTTATCCTATTTTgcatcaattaaaatgtttaaaaacgtaattatttcatatatatatagactttagtggtatgataaattcgttattaggttcagcgtcggtatggtacgggaaattatcgtgcgctggCTTCACCCggtatgacacttcgcgcacgataatttcccgtaccataccgacgctgaacctaataactgaTATTGTTGGTACACGGAAGAAGCACTTTCGGACACGACTTTCGGAGATTTTTAAAACACTACCCGCGTTTATGATTAGGGTCTATCTCACAACCACTAGTATgaagaaattattaaaaattatcaGTGCCGTTTTAATCCAGGTTAACATGGGTTACTTTGCTCCACGTCCCGAGTTCAGATCGGTCCTGGCTGTTCTCGTCAAATCTTTCCTTTTGTGCCCCTGTTTCCCGTCCAACCGGGACAGGTTTCGTCTCAATCACACTGGGCTTTAATTAGCTTTAATTGTTGCACCCCTCGGAATGACCTATAGCATGCATAGGCTAATTCCTAGTACTCCTGCATCATTGAAAAATGGCGCAAATATGCATTCCCATTGTTAAGATGCTATGGCAGTTCGTTGTCGTTATCATATGACATCTCTCTTTTTCAGAAATGGGCAGTGCCTTATTGAAAAACATAGCGCAAGTGAAGGAGGATGGGGGACCTATTAATATGCTTAATATTGACACACTGTTGGTTGTATTCAACTACTTGTCTCTATACGACAAATTAGTGGCAATGAGGTAAGAATGaatcattaaaattaataaatttatttcaaatgacAATAAGAAACAAtgttaatttgtaaaataaattttcagtattgtcattggTAGAAAACACCATTCGTGTGATTATAATGAAATATGTCAATGTCCTTAATGACATCGCAAATCCCAGTTCCAGCAGTAcaagctctgctcagctgactctagctcaagggtctgctggATAGCTCTAggtaatataggggcattgacatggcacgctggtttacgcttcttataccagctgttcctagcctgaaagtaggatggagtgcctaatctctgatgatggtttaattaaatctatctctgagggaagcgggacggttGGGATCCCTTGAAACCGGTTTAACcgaccagagtctggtcctaagtccagataCCTCAGATAATTATttctacccaagacaaggagatatgcagctcAAGAAATACTTCACCGtcgagacaccttcaaagaggaaTTACAATGGAGTGCTCATTATGTAAGGCTCCGCGCAGGTGACTGCGCTGAtgctctaccaatgaactacTTCTCTATCCTTTCAGTAATCagttattttgatttatttgtgATTATGATTTTATAGGGTAAACCAGAAGTGGCACCATTTAATCCAAAACCATGGTTGGACTGTAATCGACTTCAGAGACAAAAGTCCCAACAGAAAGGTTGAAGATTCTAAAAGACGATATAGGCGGTTTGTATCGAAAAAAGGCCGAAGCATTTTTGAGTACCGAGACTGTGACCTGGACTGTGGCAATGAATGGCGATTTCCAGCGCACAAAGGGTTGGAGTTCCTGGACTTTTACGCCGGTAAAAGTTTGAAAGCGATTTATTTTACTCTAGACCTACTCAGCGATGAGATTGTGGGCTTTCTACGTGTTAACTGTCCTAATATAGAGACATTGGGAATAATACAGTCCTTTTACCGTTATCCAAAAACACTATATTTCCCACCGAAACTGCAACGATTGGACCTGACGGGTCTACGGACAGACTATATATGCAGTCATCATGGTCAGTCTGACCGAATTAGACCATGGTTAGAAAATTGCCCTCATTTGGAAAAAATAACCCTTCGTTGTTTGAGACAAATATCTTTCGCAGATATGAAGAAATTGTCAGAAATGACCAGTTTGCGTCAGATAGAATTAATATCATGTACTTTCACAGATGATATTGATACCCTTTTACGATCCATGGCTCATTGGACACATTTAAAAGTATTGACATTGCGAGGCGTGACTATAGATTATAGAAGGAATGACATTAATTCCCTTTTACGATCCATGGCTAACTGGACAAATCTAAAAGTATTGAAATTGCGAGGCGTGATATTCACCGACGAAGCATTCGAAATGGCGATACCAGGAATTCTGAATCTAGAAATACTTGAATTAGGAGGAACACCGGTGACGTCATTAGTGGTTATTCTTATTGGAATTCATCTTAAGAAACTAAAATCATTGACATTGGCATCACCCAGATCGGTCGACTCACGGCCACGGCCACGGTATTCATGTGATAGTTTACAAGCATTATCATACCATCACGAGCTTGAATACTTGGAGATACATCAACCAAACAATAGAGAAGAGAAAGATGAAAGAGAACGTTGGGTTAGGCAAATATATGACGTTTTAGTCACACTTCCTAAGATAACTAACGTAAAAATGCTTGGAGTCGAGATCCTTTTTTGTTTTAGGAAAGAAACATATCCAGTCTTTAAATATGCGGACATTGAAGTGGTCGATCAGAAGAAATACTACACAGATCTTGACGACATCGACATTGAATCAGAATGGAGAATAGGACaagaggaaaaaagaaataaatcttCCAAGATTTTAACAGATTCTTCAAAACGATAtaacaaaacgtttaaataacttTAGATATCCGGTTATTAAAAGATTTTAGTCAACAAAATACAAAACGTCAACTATTAGACACCTGTTGATGAACTAAACTATCAATAGTGTTTAAAGTTAGAGATATTTCATAAACAATGTGTTTCATATGAAAAGCAAACATGTCTAACACTTGGATGTGTTTATCATTTAGCATTTAGGCGCGTAAAAGTGTTTCATTTAATGTTAAAAGTGTTTCATTTTGTGTTTTAACTAGATACCGTAACTGTGTTAACACTGCACTCTGATGTCTAAAAGTTTGACATTGCGAGGCGTAATATTCACCGACGAAGCATTCGAAATGGCGATACCAGGAATTATGAATCTAGAAATACTTGAATTAGGAGGAATATCCGTGACGTCATTAGTAGTTATTCTTATTGGAATTCATCTTAGGAAACTAAAATCATTAACATTGACATCACCCCGACATCACCCAGATATAGATCAGTCGACTCACGGCCACGGTATTcatgggtatttctctgaaaaggtgtactattggaagataggcaaatatgaatttgaaaatgattataaaaatgtttcctttacatatctgtaaggatgtaaatctctagtgcatgaaaacaatatttggcgcaatctttacgggcgccctctatattatagagggcgtaatctgcaggttgtgcaaggtgagcatcatctccgtcacatttaggccaaaaaggaaaaaaggacaaaaattgttaaaactcttaattatgagttttatggataacttgtataagttgcttgattcatgtttgcttttttcatttaaaaaaatatgattttgtactttcgtcatttagttgggacaatgagaggcaggctgtacggaaaaaaGTCATGTctgttggtattttttttatacaaacttaagtatattcataattttgcttgaaataactaaataaatttctattgacatagtaaacacatacaatatcaattacatttccaaatagtaaattccatgttgtctgggtcaaaggtcaaatgaaggtcaacaacaattgtgatggagat
Above is a window of Amphiura filiformis chromosome 7, Afil_fr2py, whole genome shotgun sequence DNA encoding:
- the LOC140157016 gene encoding uncharacterized protein yields the protein MSLKSSNTLHLILNKPMPQVHVTICILCRHFLKEIVYILGILQPGLLKMGSALLKNIAQVKEDGGPINMLNIDTLLVVFNYLSLYDKLVAMRVNQKWHHLIQNHGWTVIDFRDKSPNRKVEDSKRRYRRFVSKKGRSIFEYRDCDLDCGNEWRFPAHKGLEFLDFYAGKSLKAIYFTLDLLSDEIVGFLRVNCPNIETLGIIQSFYRYPKTLYFPPKLQRLDLTGLRTDYICSHHGQSDRIRPWLENCPHLEKITLRCLRQISFADMKKLSEMTSLRQIELISCTFTDDIDTLLRSMAHWTHLKVLTLRGVTIDYRRNDINSLLRSMANWTNLKVLKLRGVIFTDEAFEMAIPGILNLEILELGGTPVTSLVVILIGIHLKKLKSLTLASPRSVDSRPRPRYSCDSLQALSYHHELEYLEIHQPNNREEKDERERWVRQIYDVLVTLPKITNVKMLGVEILFCFRKETYPVFKYADIEVVDQKKYYTDLDDIDIESEWRIGQEEKRNKSSKILTDSSKRYNKTFK